The window CATGTACACCATTGTATGAATCTAGAATTTCACCTCACATCCAATACACAGCACATAACCAGCATAGTGCCCGAGTTCTACGAGCACGTGGACATGCTGGATGACAGCTCCATGCCGCTACCACCCCTGGATGACGACAGCTACGAAGAGGAGTCGGAGGAGGAATTCAACCTGCCAACCAGCAGACCGGCCTCCAAGGTACCGGAACCTGCTGCCCCACCCACTTCGGGTCAAACCGGGGATTCCCCAAAGGGGGagggtgatgacatcatcatgcaTCCAGCGGACGAAGTGTCACATGTTGGCCTCAAGAGGTGAGTGAAACAAGGTGCTGATCAgatcgggggtgggggggagcatttcatgaagcattttgtaagatattttttctgacaaatttgctttcagccaatctgatgggggggcatttcatgaagcattttgtcagatatttttttctgacaaatttgctttcagccaatctgatgcaaggatttcagtagcttatatcagtttgttacaatttttttttttttttttttttggggggggagggggggggcaaagtgctTCATAAAATGCCCCCCTCCTGTCACTTTTCTGACTTTAGAACTGATGTGTGAATTTCCCACTATGTGAATGTGTGGGCATGTGATTGTAGTGTGTTTCTGACTATAAGCAAATTACAGGATATCTGTATTCCCTGTATCACTGACGTAATTATGTAGCTGTtcttgtgtgtgtattatgtatttttcatatttttatgcctccgccagaAGTGgtaccggaggcattatgttttcgggttgtccatccgtctgtccgtccgtccttccgtccgtccgtccttccgtccgtaatgaattttgtggacagcgtaactaaaaaaccttttgaggtatcctaatgaaacttggcatgtatgtgtattagggggtgaagttgtgcctatcaacttttgggtgcacatgctcaaggtcaaaggtcaaaaggtcaaggtcaaatacgtaaaatttcactatttccaccatatctatgcaatgcctgaagatattttcttgaaacttagtgtatacatgtattacccaattaagagtctttggtgaaagtttggggtcatgaagtcaaaggtcaaaggtcaaaaggtcaagtaaaattaTTAAACTTaactttttctctgtatcttggaaattgttcaaggtatcttcatggaacatatagtatatatacatgtactgactggcagggaatATCTAGAGAATTTGTAGGGTtcgtgggtcaaaggtcaagggcaacacttcaaaattttactatttccctcatatttatgcaatgccagcaggattatctttttttttacacttggtgtatgcatgtataacctgatagagattctctggaagctttcttttttcttcttttttttttgtctcaaaggtcaaaaggtcaaagatcaagggaaagtgctgaactaactctttcctccatatctcagaagtggctcaagttatcgtGAAACTTACtatgtatttatgcatgttgtgcctgacagtgattatcctatgaattttagggtcaaaggccagaagaaaatggtaacaatgaacttttcattatagaaattgcactttttctccatacattgtaccttgaaaattactcaatgcataaactatgaatgggtcaaagtcaagttaaagtccttaaatccccaagtacatgctctcctattcatccaattaaacctaggtcaaggaagatgaacattcaacacatttgtgacaaacttgttattttaatattttgccaattttgtgaaaatgtaatcacacattgtctacatgtactatagacctattaggagaatcatgcattatggcggaggcataccagtcgccttagtgacatttctagttatttatttattttctttagtgTGTGTTAAACACTAAGAGTGCATCCATAGCTCCATATCAGGTATGTTACTCATAGCTGTACATTCATCAGTTAAAGGTCTGGTAGCATGGGGATTCATGGCTGGCCTGATTGGCCCGAAGTGTGTGTGAAGgagaagaaatttgaaattatgttatgaaacaacaaaattataTCCAGGCCAGACACAGCTGATCTGATCCGAGCTGCGGGAGAGATTGCAGCCGGCCTAGAAACACCCGACATATTGCCCCGCCCGGAGAGTGCCACCACAGACGAACTCCTGTGTGCGGGAGACAATGGTATAGACCTCTCCCAGGAAGAGGAGGCAGAGGTGGACTTGCTGGGTCTACCGTCGTGCGTCCATGGCAGCAGACATGAAAGCACGGAGGTCCAGATCGGGAGTGAGAGCGCCCTCGGGAGGGTTAGCGAGCTGGGAGGCGAAGCGTCGCCGAAACGCCAAGCGAAGTCTGTTGGGCAGATGAGTCCCGGAAAGGTCAGTGAAGAGATTGCGAGATTCGAGAGGCTGTCGCTAGGTGGGGAGGAGGATGGCAAGTCATCAAAGGCGATGGGGGGCGGGGATGCCGGTAGTCAGGAGGTGGAGCGGGTAAGTGCAAATAGTGAGAACGTTGAGGATAAGAAGGCTGATGGGGAGGAAGGCTCGTCCAGTGGCAGCGACGTCGTGACAGGGATTCAGCTGGATCTGAATTCGGTAGGAAGCGAGGAAAGCGAGGTGCTGACCGCGCGGGAGGTAAAGCCAGAGGACCGCACACCGCCGAAGGATGGTGTGGTTGCAGAGGAGAGCGGTAGCCGCAGGACTTGCTGGACAGAGTCTGGGTCAGTCTCCACGTCCAGCCCTCTGGCTGCGCCCAATGCCGAGAAGGAGCATGAAGCAAACAATAACATGAGCTGCAGTGCGAGCGGCGAGAGCTCGAAGGTAGACAAGGATGACTCGATACTAGGGAGCAACGACACCACGCCAGTGACGGGCGACCACCAGGAAACCACCAAAGCAGTGTATACCTCCACACCAGCCGGCAAGCTGGGCAGACCCTTCTCTTTAATCTCTTCTGGTCCCATACCAGAGGGAGGCTTCATGGGCATGGCCAGACACAGAGATGGCAATGCCTTGGGTAAGTACAAGAGTTTGCCAAGTCTCCCTTATTTTGCAAAGGTTCCCCCCAAAATTAAACTTCTCTTTATTTCCTGTCAAAATAGTATGAAATTCTCCCTGATTTTTGAAGTATTTTTTGCCATTTAACTACTctaatttatgcattttttttttggtacgttgtatgtgtgtgtagaaTCAGATTTTTAGACACTGATTCCCTAAAATAAACCTTCAAATGGGCTAAATCTTTGTGTAAATGATTTTAaatattttaaacaaatttgCGTGAATAAAATTACAGTATCAAATTGAGTTtcttatatgttttattttttctagtgtatttctttggttttttgtttttcattgtttctttttatctacAAAAGTTGGTGATGACCAAAATGGATGTTATCTGAGAAAAAccaggaaaaataaaatcatctgACAATACTTCTTGTCAAggccatacattgtacacacaaaagTCATTGGTCATGGAAATATGCTGTATTTCTGCAAGTGTACcccaattttcatgaataggATCTCAAAATATGGGCAAGatctgaaagaaaaatgtcatgaaatttcagggaaaaaaaaattgcatcttGAAATTGTTACACAAATTGTTGATGGGGGTACTTATTTATCCCTTCTCCCGAGGGCTACATTGGATTAATTACCATAATGAAGGAGGGATCTGGAGGGATTACTGAATGCTCACAGAAAAGTTTGGTAAATTAGAcaaataaagagttaagaaAGTGATCATGTTTAATAAGAAACTTTTTTCCTCTTCCTGAACTTATTTTGACCTCACCCAACCATCATCAATTTTCTGGCGTCTCGATTTGTCTGGCAGGCATCATGTTCCAGATCAAGCAGATTGAGCTTGACGATGGCGGATCGCTCTACTGCATCTGGATGTCACGTGACCCCGCCGAGCAGACGGACGGGGGTCACATGTCGACCAGTATCCCCCATGCCTCCAGCATAGACAGCACCTGTAACAGCTCATTCAACACCAAGAGCATGGGAGAGgtatgtgtgtgtcagtgtgtctTGTTTAATGTGATCTAAAAATTAGTTTAGTTCAATTTCATTCAGTTCGGCCTggattttaaagggactgtacagtactggttgaggtggggattcatgttttgaacattcctaagtgacataatgaaaagcctcttatgaaatatgaaagagcatgtaatttcaagaaggattcagcgtttatttgatgaaaattggttttcaaatggctgagatatcccaaaaagtgctaatgataaaaggcgacatgccacaactttattaggatctgtttgtttcaccttgtttttggatatctcagccatttcaaaaccgaatttcatcaaataaactttgataccccttagatttgcatgctctttgacatctcatagagtggtttctgaatatctcgcaaaacgttaaaagctaaatcctcacctcgaccagaactgtacacaccctttaatatctGCATCTTTCTATGAATATCATAAATTAACAGTACATGCATTTGAACAAATGATGGCAATGATGCTGTTTTATAGTGCTAGCCAGCCTATGGGGAGCTCGCGGTCTCAGAttttgtgagagagaaagagagatacagGCAGAAAGAGTGACAGacagagtcttttttttttggggggggggtgtcttgGGGTTGGAGGCAAGTACTGCATACATCAAATACATGTGCTTGTATTTCACAagtgttttattttcatgaatttctcaTGTCAAGTACCATTTGCGAATTTAAAAAATTTTCGAATTTGCGAATGGCACTCGATGTCAAGATCAGAGTTAATAATTTCACATatctatttgcaaaattattaaCTCTGATCTCGACGTCAGTGCGCCGGGCACACagtatttctctgtttattactgtactccacaattgcAAATTCAAGCACTCACGAAATTGTCCTGAAGTCccgatttttgaaaaattagtCTTGCTAAATATATGACATATACAGCAAGTTGACCTGAGCTGACCTAGGTTTCCTCACTcaacttatttttttctcctcccccccccccccaaacccaCACAAAAGATGGTTGCCAAGGTGGCCAGCAAGAACGTCAACCTGGAGTCATCGATGTCAATGGAGCAGGATGACAAGCGGCTAGGCCAGGGGGAGTATGAGAGGCACTACACCACACTTCAGTCCATCGGGAAGGGAGCGTTTGGCTTCGTCAAGATGGCCACCCGGACTGCGGACAACAAAATGGCAAGTCTTTTTTATACTTCTGTGCTTTTTTTCCTTCCCATAGTGGTTGAagtcattactattattaatgtttatttacTTGATTTCACACAGAATCAGTTGTAATATGTGTTGCTATTGTAAAGTATGTAGTATTTTCATGTGTAGGCTACCTAACACAAGCACAAGATGCTTTCAAGGCTGCCTGGCTCTCATTGTGAATGCCACTATTATAtggttttgtgttttattttgccgaATAAATGGCGTAAATAGGcctcaatcaaaaaaaaaaaaaaaaaaatgtataccaGTGGTTTGTTCTagtttgtattttgtaatttcttAATATGAATATTTAGTGGTGAATAGTTTCATGGTACTCCTCATACTCTTTCTTGGTGGTGAGTGAGGTTCTGAAAAATATTCACTTAATCCCTAAtccggggggtggggggaggggggcatttcatgaagcaattTCATGAAGCAATTTGTTTGACAAATTTGTCAGGcgaatttgctctcagccaatcagatgcaaggatttcagtagcttatgatagtttatcagaaaaaataACTGACAAAATGaatcatgaaatgccccccaggacGACACTTGCATTTACTTCCAAGAAAGAGTACATAGCGTACCAAGCAACCATCCACCACTTACATCGTATGATGTTCTATTACCATggaaacaaagaatacatgtcTTTATATTATGAAGTTATGCACATTTAGATACTTGTATCTTACCCAGATGCAACCTATTTTTATGTGTACATTACATGTACGTGGGATTGTACAACAtgtatgtctttgtttttgtttcttctctgTGTTTCTTTTAATCATCAAAAGGAATGTCTTTATTttgaaagtctttttttttttcaatgttgtCATGACAATGTGGCCAGGTGGTGGTAAAGTTCATCCGTCGAGCCAAAGTCCTGAAGGAGAACTGGGTGGAAGACCCCAAATTGGGATGTGTTCCCTTGGAGGTGGCCTTCCTCCGGATGTTGGACCATCCCAACATCGTCAAGGTGAGAGAGGAAGTCAGTAGCCATAAGTCACTCAGGCAAATCTTCTCAAAGGTTAACTTCAAGAACTCTTTGCGAATTTTGCACGTACAttcacactggcagccaaatTTTTCAGAGTTTCAGTTCTCTAGATTAGGGCCACCGGTACGATTGTGCAAAATAGAGGAAATCATGTGCCATCCAACAGCTAATGATTGTGACATACATCCCAGTCCTCGGCACATCAGAGACACCACAATGAACTGGTCATGTGATAAGCTTCTCAAAGTTTCAGTAATGTGCGTCCAGACTGCACAAACTTCAGATTTGCTGGGGTTTGGGAAATTTCTCTAATCTCAGTGGGAAGGTTCACAAGAAGTTTCATGAGTGGTTTTCGGGATgttttgcggtcacactggcaaaacattGAGGACttaaacttcgagatcttaaaagTCACAAAGTTTTGCCATCGTGACCGCAGCTTCTGAGGACGATCTGTGTTGGTTTACAGTCCTCACTGTGTCGGAGTTGCCCACTAGCTCTTTGAGTGGTATGTTATTCTGAGACCACAACATTATGAgtgcttttgaaaaaaatctgttttgtttttttcagagcCATGTAACTTTTCATAGAGGTAGTTATGCTAGAAATGCAATATGGAAAAATATAGAAAGTCTCATGCTTTGCTGTGATGTAAAGTttgtggcggggggggggggggggctatggcTATAGGCTGTGACTGTGACTGTTTCAATATCCTGTGGCAATTGGAATGTATTGATCAGTTTTTGCTCAGCTGTGTGTTTGAGCAAAATTTGCCAAGTTAGTAAGCCACCAACTGAGTCAGGCATGCAAATGTGCTCACAAAAACTTATGTGTTTTTACAAAGTTTGAGCAGTcatgttttctctctcttcatcgAAGCttcaagaaaaaatatatgtttttgtggTGAAAAATATGTTGACAACCCAGTacatgtttctttgttgttgttgttttgttgtgtaaatGATTGTTGCTGGAGTTTTGTTGTATAAACATGCAATTACAGCACAAGGAGATGTCATTTCATTGTTTCTATGTTCTAATAAGCCATGGCTGAAACATTCTGTCTCACTCACAACATGCTTTTGATTTGACAGGCCCTGGACCACTTTGAGAATACTGAATTCCTTCAGCTGGTGATGGAAAAACACGGGTCAGGCATTGACCTGTTTGAGTTCATAGATCGCCAACCAAACTTTGACGAACCCTTGGCCAGCTACATGTTCCGACAGGTAGGTTTGAGGCACTAGAACCAGGCTCAGCTTATGGAGACTTAGAGTCATGGCTAGTACACAAATATACTGTGCCCTGGGAGATgttctggttaaaactatgcTTGGACAGATGTGTCTCCAAATTACTTCTATTCACGGAAAAAGTGAGTAGCCCTATTAGAGACATTAAGGCACATAGTTTgaaccaggggggtgtttcataaagctgttcgtaaagttacaaacgacttaagaatgactggtgatcagttcttgtgctgaattactAAAattatagcacatcagaactatTCATCAGTCAttcttaagtcgtttgtaactttacgaacagctttatgaaacacccatCAGTATATATCAGTTACATATTGTGGATCAAAGATTTaaacaaacaaagggaaaataATATGGAAGTCGTGTGGCTGATGGATGTACAAGCAGATTGGAAAATATAACTTAAAGATGAATCAATCCCTTAATCGATTTCCAAGTAATACCTTGgaaatgtaaataaaaatcaCAACAGCTCCAATAACTGCATTTGGTGCAGTTGCCTTGTTAAACAAATAATACCTCCTGGCAGTTCTCCTCAacatttttgatgttgttgggttggtttttttttaatgctaataGGTGGTAGCAGCAGTCCAGTACTTGCATGACCACGGTATCGTCCACCGCGACGTCAAGGACGAGAACGTGATTCTGGACGAGCGCTTCCACATCAAGCTCATCGACTTCGGCTCGGCGGCGTACTTCAAGCCCGGCAAGAAATTCTCCACCTTCTGTGGCACCATGGAGTACTGCTCACCAGAAGTGCTCCTCGGAAATAGGTGGGAAAAGAAATCTTGCaccaactttattttttttttttttttttttaacaggttgatttttttttcttaccctcTCTTATTGTGAAATCTCATCAGTTAGTCTTCTTCAAGTCTGTATTCCTTTTGAGCCATATTAATTCTGAACAAGTGTTGATACTTCTGAAAATCAAGGGAGGTGAATTAGATGGATGACATTCACAGGATATTCTAAATATGCTTCCTCCAGTGTGTTGCTGTTGAATGATCTTATCCTCCTTCACCTAAATTCAAGGCTCCACTGCATAGCTCACCAGTATACCTTTGAATATTGCTTGGGACATAACAACCCCAATATTTTTTCTCACCCCATCAACCCGAAAGATCCCCatcccccctccaaaaaaaaaaaagagagaaatacaaagtaaaaatacaaaaagcaCGCAGTGATTAAATTGTTGATATAAAGGTTACttttaaataaatgataaacgtacatgtatgtctcaATACACAGTGTCTATTTATAGTTATGTAGGGAAGCAAGTAATATTTTACAGTAAGAAGGTAAAGTCAATGTACTATTCCAGTTGCCCAAAGAATTTTAGTGTCCTACAAACTACCAATATCATGAAGGATGACAAAAGGATAAAAAAGATGGAGAAGGGGAGATGAAGAaggttaactctttatgtgccacgttcgcacgtcccactcagtcgacggcgtgccaacttcgcatattctgctcaacaaacaaagccgccaaaaccgatcaataaatcggctaatcactgctaatcccgcggcacaatgaaagcgtatctcgtgcttttgtttctctcatatacggcttacattctatgtggtgattgactatcaagcggtgttcccaactagatttgctcgtacattctaagttacTGTCACGGTTTTACGTgtaaaagtcatgcctttacagtaatgtagcaagtggtcatttaaaagaaaattgaaaatagattcgtcatacaatttaatatcaaaacaaagcttggcattcctctttaactttgcctgctattatgcccatcttaacagaaatttgtagaagttatagaaattggaaaaacagaattccttctcaaagcatgactaccttcctgtctcagaataacgtggcacacagggggtttccactgtggcacataaagagttaagtatGGGAGTAGAATAGTAAAGACATATCAACTCAAGATGAAGCAGTTCATTTATTGCATCAATTATACTTTGTTATCAACTTTTGCAGATATTCTGGACCAGAGCTTGAACTCTGGGCCTTGGGAGTCACTCTGTATACACTGGTCTTTGGAGAGAATCCCTTTTATGATGTGGAAGAGACGATAGAAGCTATCCTCAAACCGCCTTTTCCGGTTTCAACAAGTAAGTTTCTTGCGCACCTTGTCTCGTAACCAGATTTGAATTcatgttgaaaaaacaaaagcttAGAGTGCATTACTGCAAGGCAAATAGATGTGTTggtggatgaatgaataaacagatGTATGAATAAATGGTTGGAtagatgaaatgaatgagtaATCCACGGAGCATGCTGGCTTTCGATGCATACAGCATTTTGTTCATATACTCTGGTCAGTTAGTGTTTAGAGTACACATCAAATTTAATAAAAGTCATtgaaaggtgttttttttttttcattcacaagGCATTCTGTTTCTCATGTCCATTCATATGTTCAGTGTCTGTTAAAAATGTCTACTAAAAGTAAAACTTGGGCCCATGAGATCTTAAAATCCATCCAtatgtttcttcttttgttccCCTCTTGTTCCCCTCTCCTTCCCCTTTTCTTCCTGTTTCCCATCATCTTCCCCCCCTTCTGTAACCCCCTCCCATCCtgttctctcccctccccctccctttccCTCCCCCTCCTATTTTCCTCTCATCTCCCCTTCCCTTCTATTCCCCCCATCCCATCCTGTCCCCTCCCGCCCAACCTTCCCTTTCACCCTCCCATCCTCTTCCCTTTCCTCTTGCCCTCCCCTGCCCTCCCTTCTACTCACCTTCATCTCCCCATCCTCTGCCCACTCCTTCCCCCCTCATCTCCTCCCTCCTATCTCTGCCACCCCCTTCCCTGCCTTTCTTCTGCACCtgccttccccctcccctttcctccaacccccttccccctcctccatcTCAATCTCCTTCTACCCCTCCCCATTTCTACCACGCCTTCCTACCAcccccttcatttccttttttctgcACCTGCCATCGCCCTCTCATTTCATTCCACCCTCCTTTCCCCTCCTCCGTCTCAATTTcctactccccctcccctttctacCACCTCCCCCTCCTTCTCCCCCCACTCCCACCCTCCAGGCCTGATGCAGCTGATATCCTGGCTGCTCCACCCAGAGCCAGAGTGGCGGTGCACCCTGCCCCAGCTCCAGTCCAGTGGTTGGCTCCAGCAGCCGGTGGACATCAGCATCTACAAGTGGAATGAGGTCATGCCACCTGAAGGTAACTGTGCGCTGTTCGTGAAATTTAagtgcacacaaaagttcttgtctacactatctAGGCATTCCAGTGTCACTTTGTGTAAATTTGATGTCacaaaaaaaggccgtcggctccaattcacaaaagttttatGCTGCAtaaatatcttgttttacagtgtctgacaatttttaaaaaaagggtttttcaccaaaatttaagATTTAAGGTCTTGTCTTCCCAGTGATAAATGTGTTCCTGTGCTGCTAGAAGTCTGCctcttgaaatgaaaaacatgacCTTATAACCACCTATAGACATCTTTTCTCAAAGAGGTCAATTTTGAGCACTATCGCGAAAAAACTTTTTGAGTAGCCAGTTAGGGATGTAATCATGTTGTGTATTTAGAAATTGAAAATACCTTGTACCTGTGTCTGTGTCTCAGTTATAAGAAGATACCACAGAGGcaccaaggaaaaaaaaacaaaattgaactcCAGAAATCTGTCATTGCTGAATGAAGCAGGAGTTGGCtcaaaaaatattgacacaTGCAATCCTGATTACGTTGGCGTTTTATCCCTACTACTGTAACTAAGAACAtgacacatgtatgtatgaaaCTGCTGAAAAGTTTACTATATTTGCTGTACAGTCCAAGTTTCATAGGCATTATcgatatttatatttcttttacttttttatttctagTTACTGTGGCAACagctggaattttttttttgttgatttttattcTACATGAAGGcaactttttttgggggggatcaTTGCAATGCAGTCATGTATAGACATCCTTTTTAACTGCTAATTTTAAGAAGGGTAAATCTAGGAGTGCAAATGTATTACACCTGACAGACCTattatttatttgatttcttttttattgcaattcttTGAAATGTTTTCCTGTGGGGAAATAGGGAAGCGACTGGAGATATACGATCCCAGTCCCCCTTCATCAGAGCACGGCTCGAGTGACATCGAGGACGAACCTGCATTAGAAGCCCTTATCAGAGGGGAATATGAGAAGCAATTCTCTATGTCAGCCTGAGGGCTGCTTACCCAACATGTAAGGCAGTGAGTGGGACTGCATGCCATTTTGCCACCAGTGTTTGACTCAGTTTATTAGAACAGtccttcatatctttttttttttctcccttttaaaCTTCaactttgtttgttgtttagtTTTATGCATTTATTGATTTAGGCAGCTACCATTTTCAGCAGCATGAATCGCATGTTTAGCATCTTTACATCATTCCCTTGTGGCTATTTTTGCATGAAGAATGTTGAATTTGCCTTCATATCTTGTTTTATTGATTGTTAATTGTTATGTGTTTCAAGCCAGAATCCAGCGTGAGAGAGTTATTAGCCACCATATAGACAGGaaaatgtcacatgtgtagaacatGAAGTTGTTACTGCATTTATTTGTAGCTCATGTATGTTGTGTATGTCAAGTTCAACCCATCGCTCATGGCAACAAGTTGTGCCATGCAGCAGCTTTGTGGGATCTTTCAATATCTTGGAAATAGTGAGTCAGGATGACCGACTTCAATGTGATAGCCTCGATCCCTCTTTGTCGCTTAGCTCATTCTCATTGGGTGATATTGCCAGCGTTTAACCCATTAGTATCTGAAACGCCCAATACGGCCCTTCTTATTGCTCCCTAAACCGCCCATCCATTTTTTGTATAGTTTTAtgctttaccattttttttttcatatagaatatataatcatgtaattTGAATGAGGTCAAATGTCAACAAAATGATGTCaaaattatttctgtgacacCCCATTCTCTTGGTAAAGTCGTAATAGGCTTTCAAGTAAACGTAACTTGCTATAAACAGGCAGTGAGATATTTTACATCATttagaaaattatcaaaatgagagcaatattgctgtaccttccTGGGAACCATAGGCCATCATATACAAAATCTTCAGTTGCAGAAGGGTTAAGCCACTTTACATTCATATCTGCACCACCTCAAAAAATTGGGATGTTCTGGCGCCACAGAAAAGTTGTGAGTTTTAGCCACCTGTGATGTGTACAAGCAGTTTTTCACTCGCCAATCTGCTACATATGCTACTGATGTAAAGTTAGCCCGACCGGCTAGTTGCACACACATCTTCATCTGGCTGCGGGGGAGTGATCTAATCGAGTGGAAGTCATGTGACACGCATCATGAATTTTCTGGCAGATCTTGACAGCATACTGCAAGTGAATCTAGCAAACTCATCACACTcaaatgtgttattttgtgttgtttttgtcattttttttttattttattttaccaGGAGCATTCCAGATGGGTTTTAGCACACTTGCTTGGCAACTTTTGCTGTAATGTTGTCATCTGACtttagaatgtcaaaatttttcgttgttaaTGTGAATGGCCCTTTTTTGgttcagttttatttgtttttgtagcTTGCTGTTTTGAATGGTCTCTTTTCTTATGTACAAGATCATGTTCAGAAAATGTGATATCCAGTATCACAGGTGCTTTCAAGAGACTTTGAATTGCTTTCAGATATATTGCTTTAATCCTTTGGAGGTCTTGCTAATTGTTACCTGATCATTTTACAATTTCAGTTGTCCATCATTCTGTTGACCTTACAGCATCTGTTTATCCCATGGCCTGGTACCATTTTACCCTTCCTGTAGTGATTGTTTACTGTATGTTTTTATCCACGTGTGGTGTCATAAAACATCATTTACTTTGTAGGAGTACTCCTTCAGACAGACATCATGCAAATTTAATCAGAATTCCtaaccttgcatcacaaaactatgAACAAAGAGGTCTCAAGAGAAGACTGCAAAGTTTAGTAGGATTACCCACTCAGACAACACCC of the Diadema setosum chromosome 16, eeDiaSeto1, whole genome shotgun sequence genome contains:
- the LOC140239836 gene encoding LOW QUALITY PROTEIN: PAS domain-containing serine/threonine-protein kinase-like (The sequence of the model RefSeq protein was modified relative to this genomic sequence to represent the inferred CDS: inserted 1 base in 1 codon; substituted 1 base at 1 genomic stop codon) encodes the protein MATRTAGEALAAATKEGTGGGARTPSPLRMRTAKSTVPRQSSLPNRANSPANMHHLINRNILSYPGRYPVGPQSCSQSFGGTMRRKDQFGXPSYPSPLDRIRTGKRERAAQLGLSTSFNTSLDFNQTFPLTEPPSSAQGTELTSTQDMAPAGCTLDKFKGDELHSLSFAGGLSKGSFAPTPTPPPLNISLGRSWSFYNFVGGAQTGMVLPTTVRNPNKAMLTIEARSTKILVASKMAGELFGYNPEEMIGKKMTDLLSLQNREGPQALMEEHLETSGQVVMVSGKVFDVVDTSGLSIPVSLWMKKLTDEENPKCLVVMEPVERTSGSIVFDITGAIVRASEEIVHLHGFTSESELVGMSVKQILPHLSLPLINGNMDAGVKKQQVTGRTRDGSSFPASVHVKKFEPQQLLDNTSLDDTGQASNFSLANHRGTPDLQSTGGSWADYDLSRPPEKAEGAVSLGDQLFCASVWVFANISGLVTILPDGTIHSINSTFSVMLFGQPKDDLIGKHITSIVPEFYEHVDMLDDSSMPLPPLDDDSYEEESEEEFNLPTSRPASKVPEPAAPPTSVVPEALCFRVVHPSVRPLGSXSQRPDTADLIRAAGEIAAGLETPDILPRPESATTDELLCAGDNGIDLSQEEEAEVDLLGLPSCVHGSRHESTEVQIGSESALGRVSELGGEASPKRQAKSVGQMSPGKVSEEIARFERLSLGGEEDGKSSKAMGGGDAGSQEVERVSANSENVEDKKADGEEGSSSGSDVVTGIQLDLNSVGSEESEVLTAREVKPEDRTPPKDGVVAEESGSRRTCWTESGSVSTSSPLAAPNAEKEHEANNNMSCSASGESSKVDKDDSILGSNDTTPVTGDHQETTKAVYTSTPAGKLGRPFSLISSGPIPEGGFMGMARHRDGNALGIMFQIKQIELDDGGSLYCIWMSRDPAEQTDGGHMSTSIPHASSIDSTCNSSFNTKSMGEMVAKVASKNVNLESSMSMEQDDKRLGQGEYERHYTTLQSIGKGAFGFVKMATRTADNKMVVVKFIRRAKVLKENWVEDPKLGCVPLEVAFLRMLDHPNIVKALDHFENTEFLQLVMEKHGSGIDLFEFIDRQPNFDEPLASYMFRQVVAAVQYLHDHGIVHRDVKDENVILDERFHIKLIDFGSAAYFKPGKKFSTFCGTMEYCSPEVLLGNRYSGPELELWALGVTLYTLVFGENPFYDVEETIEAILKPPFPVSTSLMQLISWLLHPEPEWRCTLPQLQSSGWLQQPVDISIYKWNEVMPPEGPSESKDVPDSTSDAFQNILEDSAGSAEADQLRREFERCLALDEEYEELVRLRGLNASV